The proteins below come from a single Mesobacillus jeotgali genomic window:
- a CDS encoding ROK family protein, protein MLGAIEAGGTKFVCAVGDETGRVIERIQIPTTLPAETMTKVIAFFKKYKIDAIGIGSFGPIDVNTDSDTYGYITSTPKPGWKDYPFVQEIKNALSVPVGFNTDVNAAALGEATFGAAKGLDSCLYITVGTGIGAGAVVQGRLLQGLSHPEMGHILVRRHPEDHYKGKCPYHSDCLEGLAAGPSIEERWGAKGIKLVGRDEVWEMEGYYIAQALMQYILILSPKKIILGGGVMNQKQVFSYIQKYLQEFLNDYVALPELSDYIVSPGLGDNAGIIGSLLLAKNALEEQE, encoded by the coding sequence ATGCTTGGAGCGATTGAAGCAGGTGGTACTAAATTTGTTTGTGCGGTAGGAGATGAAACCGGAAGAGTCATTGAGCGCATTCAGATTCCAACCACTTTACCGGCCGAGACAATGACCAAAGTAATTGCCTTTTTTAAAAAGTATAAGATCGATGCAATCGGCATCGGTTCGTTTGGCCCTATTGACGTAAATACGGATAGCGATACATATGGTTACATAACATCCACCCCGAAGCCTGGGTGGAAGGACTATCCTTTTGTCCAGGAAATTAAGAATGCTTTGTCCGTTCCAGTTGGATTTAATACCGATGTTAACGCTGCTGCGCTGGGAGAAGCCACCTTTGGTGCAGCGAAAGGACTGGATAGCTGCTTATACATCACGGTCGGAACAGGCATTGGAGCTGGAGCAGTCGTCCAGGGGAGGCTGCTTCAAGGGCTTTCGCATCCGGAAATGGGGCATATCCTTGTAAGACGGCATCCGGAGGATCACTATAAAGGAAAATGTCCTTATCATTCGGATTGCCTTGAAGGTCTTGCCGCAGGTCCTTCTATCGAGGAGCGCTGGGGAGCGAAAGGTATTAAACTGGTCGGACGCGATGAAGTCTGGGAAATGGAAGGCTATTATATCGCCCAGGCATTGATGCAGTATATCCTGATTCTATCACCAAAAAAAATAATCCTCGGTGGCGGTGTCATGAATCAAAAACAGGTATTCTCGTATATCCAAAAATACTTACAAGAGTTTCTGAATGACTATGTTGCCTTGCCAGAGCTGTCTGATTATATCGTAAGTCCAGGCCTTGGTGATAACGCAGGAATTATAGGTTCTCTTTTGTTAGCCAAAAATGCATTAGAGGAACAAGAATAG
- the manA gene encoding mannose-6-phosphate isomerase, class I, translated as MSIQPLFFEPVFKERIWGGEQLKSFGYEIPSGQTGECWAFAAHSNGQSVVKNGEHKGLTLGELWEEKRELFGNIEGDRFPLLTKILDAAQDLSVQVHPDDEYGLKHEGDLGKTECWYIIDCEKDAEIIYGHTAKTREELEAMIQEGKWDELLTKVPVKPGDFYFVPSGTVHAIGAGIVILETQQNSDTTYRVYDYDRRDNEGNLRELHIEQSIAVTTVPAVKPEIRPVVKTSGDMKITTFVESDYFTVHKWELAGNTKLNQDLTFQLVSVIDGTGSLVKDNDRFEFNKGDHFMLPSEFGEYELDGSAELIVSHL; from the coding sequence ATGTCGATACAACCATTATTTTTTGAACCGGTTTTCAAAGAACGAATTTGGGGCGGAGAGCAGCTGAAGTCTTTTGGCTATGAGATTCCTTCCGGCCAAACGGGCGAATGTTGGGCATTTGCTGCTCACAGCAATGGCCAGAGCGTTGTGAAGAACGGAGAACATAAGGGATTAACCTTAGGTGAGCTTTGGGAAGAGAAACGTGAACTTTTCGGGAACATTGAGGGTGACCGTTTTCCATTGTTGACGAAAATCCTGGATGCTGCCCAGGATTTATCAGTGCAGGTTCATCCTGATGACGAATATGGCCTTAAACATGAAGGCGATCTGGGCAAGACAGAGTGCTGGTATATCATTGATTGCGAAAAAGATGCAGAAATCATCTACGGTCATACTGCTAAAACAAGAGAAGAGCTCGAAGCGATGATCCAGGAAGGAAAATGGGACGAGCTTCTTACGAAAGTACCAGTTAAGCCAGGCGACTTCTACTTTGTTCCAAGCGGGACTGTTCATGCAATCGGAGCCGGAATCGTCATTCTGGAAACCCAACAAAACTCGGATACAACATACAGAGTTTATGACTATGACCGCAGGGATAACGAAGGCAATCTGCGCGAGCTGCATATCGAGCAGTCGATTGCGGTAACGACTGTTCCTGCCGTAAAGCCGGAAATCAGGCCTGTTGTCAAAACATCAGGTGATATGAAAATCACTACCTTTGTAGAAAGTGATTATTTCACTGTCCACAAATGGGAATTGGCAGGCAACACAAAATTGAATCAAGACCTTACCTTCCAATTAGTGAGTGTTATTGATGGAACAGGATCACTGGTTAAGGATAATGATCGGTTTGAGTTCAATAAGGGTGACCATTTCATGCTGCCATCTGAATTTGGCGAATATGAACTGGATGGAAGTGCTGAATTGATTGTTTCGCATTTGTAA
- a CDS encoding NUDIX hydrolase: MTWDIKESSTNKVDRFKVTVDKVILPNKEEKTFSYLDFAKGVCILPITKDHEVVCLKQYRHAIKDWQWELPAGTIEPEGSSPLEIAKKELEEETGYVAEHWLDLGSFYPSPGSTTEEISLFAAAGLTKAEQKLENSEQIELHTLTMEELKNLVAEGTFKHGAGLAAILRYKFMTDDQ, translated from the coding sequence ATGACATGGGATATTAAGGAATCAAGCACGAATAAAGTGGACAGGTTCAAGGTCACTGTAGATAAAGTTATTCTGCCGAATAAGGAAGAGAAGACCTTTTCGTATTTGGATTTCGCTAAAGGAGTCTGTATCCTTCCAATTACGAAAGATCATGAGGTGGTCTGTCTAAAGCAATACCGCCATGCAATTAAAGACTGGCAATGGGAATTGCCAGCAGGGACGATTGAACCTGAAGGAAGTTCTCCTCTTGAGATAGCAAAAAAAGAGCTTGAGGAAGAAACAGGCTATGTTGCTGAGCATTGGCTCGATCTGGGAAGCTTCTATCCTTCTCCAGGGTCGACGACAGAGGAAATCTCTCTTTTTGCCGCCGCTGGTTTGACGAAGGCTGAACAAAAGCTTGAAAACAGCGAGCAAATTGAATTACATACTCTTACGATGGAAGAGCTGAAGAACCTGGTTGCCGAAGGGACATTTAAGCACGGCGCAGGACTTGCGGCTAT